A stretch of DNA from Cannabis sativa cultivar Pink pepper isolate KNU-18-1 chromosome X, ASM2916894v1, whole genome shotgun sequence:
TTTACAACCATCAGTTTTTGTTGTTCCTACGGTGCCAATAGAACCACCTATTGCTGGTAATCGTATGGAGCCTCTGTATGAATGATTTCAGAAGTAGGCACCTCTAATATTTTTGAGAGGTCCCGATGTTATGAAAGCGGAATAGTGGTTAACGGTAATTGaaagaattttgaatttcaagGGAGTTACCAGGAATGACAGAGAGACGTGTGCCACGTTTTAGTTTCAAGAGGATGCCCTAGTGTGGTGGGAGATGGTgtccctcactcgggacgtcacggtaatgacttgggaagaatttcagaatttgtttaatgacaagtactacaatgaggcagtGCGCAGTGCAAAAAGGAAAGAGTTTACTGATTTTGTTCAAGGTGAGAACATGTCAGTAGCAGAATATACGACTAATATTGATCGATTAGCGAAGGTAGCTTCTGGGATAGTACCTAcagatttcagcaagaaggagaaataTTTTGGCAGGGTTAAATGCCAAGATTAGGCATGACTTGGTTATCACAACTAATGATACCACAACTTATGCTGAAATAATGGATAAAGTTGTCTGAGCCGAAGGTGCAGTTGAATTCCTGCAAGAGACTCGAGTGATCCCTAGTGTCGGCAAGACCATTACTCTTCCTACTCCTTATCCTGGTAGGGAGAGAGGTGTTTCTACCGCTGAGCAGAAGAAGAGGACATTCACAACTTCTGGTAGTTCGGGCTAGAATAAGAGGTTTCATGGGAACAAAGTCAAAAGAGGGCGTCAGACTTACTCCTATCCTGAATGTCTACATTGTAAGAAGCATCACCTTGGGGAGTATAATTGAAGAGCTTGTTTTCAGTGCGGGTTGGTTGGACACCTCAAGAAAGACTATCCTCAATTGAAGaaagaagaacataaataagAAGTCAAGCCTGCTACGGCGCGAGTGTTTGCcgtcaaatattttattttggcaTTGATCGTTAATCGATGGTTATGATCTTAAGCGCCTGTTATGAACGAACACAAATTGTGTCTAGTTTTGTGTCGGTGGTACATACATTGGTCTTGAGAACCGACGGTAAAAATATAAGTGTCTATTTAAAAGTGACGCCTAAACCCTTTTTTTTTAGTAGTATTTAACAGTCCCTTCATCAACTCTACCACCACCACCAAGACTACATCAAAAAATGTTTCAATTTTATGGGATTTAGACAACACACATTCACAAGTTGTATTTAGACCTAATCACACCCATGGGTATGATCTCCCACTTAGGACATTACTATAATCATTAGACGAGGAGAAAAGGCTATAATAATTACTAAATTCCTTAGAGCCACTGATCATATAAAGCTAAAAGAGGTTAAGAGGAGACATGTCCTAATCTGAATAGCCAGCCCTATCGAATTTAGTTTCATACTATTTAGTAATCCCAAAGTAGGAGTTATTACAACTTAACTAGACATGGTGTTTAGGATACCAACTATCGAACTTATATGTAATTAAGTCAATGCAGTTTCAGATAAAGAAATTATACTGACCCTCCTTAAATTGAACTAATGTTATTCGATCAGCCCCAAGAATGGTAGGAGACCAGCCACAAACACCAGAATTATTACCTCGGGAGGCCTCATCTTCAGCTTCCCGAGTGGTCATATTTTTAAAGTAATAGATGCGAGCGACGTAGTCACAATCTTCTTCATCCTTGGGCATAGGGATTTATTGCCAGTTTGGAAACTTGGGGGTCTTAAAGTAATTTGTACATTGATCCCTACCGAGAAGGGCACATGCCTTCAAGTTATCATTGTGCAATAAGAAGTTGGTAGCTCGCAAACCATAAGGAAGGTTGAGCAAGATATTATGCCTTTCTTTGATTTCTGGTGTGGGGATGGGTCTCCTGGTGATTGCTGGAAACATGAAAAAAGAATAGAATTAATACTATTGAAAAAGGATAGTAACTCAAAACCAAGATTTGGAGAGAAGTCAGTACTTACGTATAATTCTAAATTTGGTAGTATTGATTGGATATAATCCAGTGGTCCAAAAGGAATCgtctttaaattattttttgttgggCAGCCTCACAATATCTTGCGATCATTGGTATGGGTTTCGAGATAATAAAAACCTTCTACTCCATGCTTCCTTGTAGGACAGGCCTTGACGAAGTATAAGTATAAAATTTCTAGGGGTGTTAGACACTTCCATTTCAAAATGTTGTAAAGAGATTTCAAACAGGCTAGGATCCTGCAAGAGTTTTGTGCAAGCTAAAATGGTGTAATACTAAGATAATTGTAGAGCTCTTTGAAATAATCCCTAAGGGGGAGAGCTGCTCCAGCCCTTATATGTTTGACGCTCCATGCTCTAATTTTAGAAGGCTCGCTGGTGATGCAACCTTCATCTTGGATCAAACGTTCAGGAGGGTAACAGATAAACTCTCCTTGAGCAACAAATCGAATGCGACATCCCTTCTCGTTCCTTATGTTGCACAATCTCAAAATGTCCCTAACATAAGGGCCAATAGACATGACCCTGGACTCAATTAATTTTGCCTTGAAAGTGATAGAAAGGTTCTGAGGGGTCTTAGATTTGCAAGCTTTTTGAGCCATGAGTTCAAAATCTAAGTGACCTGGTGAAAAAGCAACAGTGGTTGGAGGAAAAAATATTAGCTTCGCTAAGGGAATATTAACTAAACTAGGAGAGTCAAGTCAGGTTACTTTACGCAAGTAACAACATTTACCCTCAATGACTTCTTCTAAGAATCGCATATAATTGTTAGAAACTTCCTCTTGGTTAGACCTAATGAGGCGGTTCTTAATTTTTACATCATTAATTTCAAGTAAGGATTGAGGCTTTTAAGTTTAAGGTTTATAAACTAGAGCTTGGAGTTGAAGAAGTCTGATTTCTGAGGATTCTGGGAGCATATATTTTAGGTTAAAGTGGGACATGAATACAGAGAATAATACCCTAATTCCTGGAAAAATAGAGCATAAATAAAACCCAAAACCTGCGAATCACGTAACCTTAAATTTTCTAAGCCCTAAATTACCCAAACATtcatataaaacttacacaaacAAATTACAAATGCAAATTAACACACATATAGGGAATTCAAGATTGAAATTTTCAAGAAGTCAGCAAAAGCGAATGTCACTTACTTGTTTGATGAGAAATTATGGGTTTTGAACAACTTCGCGATGAGAACTTTGAGTTCAGGAAAACTGGGTATTAGTGATTCCAAAGTTGTGGGGTGTAATCGGGTGAAATTCGaagaaagaaagcaaaagaCAGTGAGGGCGTGCAATCTCAGAGAGGAAGGTGGTTAAGAAATTTTTGAGTTCTAAGGTTTTACGGGCAAAAATGGCAAAAGTAaggggaaattttaaaatttatacccAAACGGTGAAAACCGTTCGATCAAGGAAAGAAGAGATTGAAGGATTAGAACTAGTTGAGAAAGGAACAATCAGAGCATTAATGGTGATATGATTCGCCTCAAATTTTTGAACAACCAAAACAAAAGCATGCAAAATTTAAATGGAAAAGTATGATCATACCCTTTGAAGCATTCAAAAagtccttttttttaaaaaaaaatattttttagggaGCAACTGTTATACCAATATTTTAGGCaacaataagaaaataacacgTGTATCAAAGCTGGAATATGAACCAGCTCAAATCACGCATTATTAAATGTACTTAAATGACTCGTTTCATGAAATACAGTTAATAAAAATACTCAAACTCACTGTCATATAGGCAATAGCGAGACGTGAGGAATAACTATTGATTGATGAGACCAGCGAGATAAATAGGTCCACCTTGGGATAAATAGAAAACACAATAAAATTGTTCAGAACGAGTAGACAATGAGTTTGTAGCTCATTGATCCACATGCTTGTGAGTATGAGCTTGCATCTCATTGATCCACATACTCGTGAGTATGCTCAAGGAATGAAGACAACTTCAACATTCACTCACCTTGCTCTCTTGACGCATTGAATTAACCACCTCGCTAATTCCTCTCTCAACGGCTAAGGAAGGCTACAAGATGCATCATAACTCAACACTTAACATTTTTCTACGAAGATGTTTAAGAAAGATAATATTCAGACGGCAAGAACAATTTAGCACAGTTAGCATAACCATTTATAGATAAAGATAAAGAGTGGTTAGGCAGTTATTTGTTATTATTCCATGTGTACAAAGATACTACGTGAGAAATGTCCATATTTCATAATCAGTTACAAATGATTAGATTCCAATGGAAAATCTGTCACCTTGTACATCTATAAATAAGGATAGAGCCCAAAGAACAAATGATGGTCAATCTTGAGAAAAATAGATAATATTACAATTATTTATtcctaaaaaataatatcattgtAAAATGTATATAAACACATCAATCTttaataagatagactcgtagactataaaaatttaacttcaaaactacgtaaaaaccttcttattatttattgctttttatatatttaattacaatATAATTAATTCTACAggttatttattacaaaaaaaaagctaattatTTAGTTAACAAAAAATTTGCATTAACAATTATATCAATGGTCACTATAGTAAAactcagtaaatataattttataattactaagagttcaactctatatttatagtggaataatcatgaaattaataaacaaaagattattttgatgatgaaacacaataaataatctagtttattaaagcttaaaattataGGTCTATAGTTCCCGAATCGTCACCTTGAAACACTGTCAAGTGAGGGATAAAGAGTTGTATAATGTTATTCGAAAAAAATCTATTCAGAATTgacaaaatagtaattatttatttttataataaataaataattttttaaattaattaaatagggaaaagaCAAAAGTTGTTAAGATAAAATTTGTCAACACAATATTTGTTGAGACAAAAATTATCAGGACAAAAGACATCATCCTTGTCCTAAATAAGACAAGGTAGGTGCCTATCCTATAGTAGGGTGTCCCTATTAGTTTTGTCTTTTAggttaattaattaacttagataaatatttgaatttgaaaattggttaaagatatttcaAGTTGGTTGAGATATTTTCTCGTCTGAAATATCAATAACCGGCAATTAtagatattatttaaataattaaatataatttaattaatagggaattaactactataaatacaagtctaatttgagaaatcaaaaaGAGAGCTTTTCATATTCTATTTTCGAAAAACCTAgaggagaaaaagaaaaatattttctctctcaaattGTTCTTGCTCATGTGTTGAAAATTATACATGAACAAATTATACACTTTATCCTGATAGTCCACACTATTCTTTGTGTGTGGTGGATTAATTTGGAAGACTACGGTATGAGTTTCTAATCAACCAAAAGGATACAACATACGAGAAGTTTCGAGGATACCCTGATAGTTATCaagaggtatatatattttttcacgtaatttattattttgatttaatgtaTACACATCTGGAGATCTATTGAGACTATGATATAATGATAATCATTAATACGAATAATTCCGCTGCGTATCTGATTTAGTACTATAAAACCAACAAGTTGTGGAGTAAATATTTTTTGTGTTTCCATATAAAAGACATGTGGCACCTAGCCAATATTTAATGAGTTTTGGGCCTGTCAATCAGTCCAAGAAGATCTGCTAGGTAGACTTTTTCCTTGAGTAATATAAGTTCGGATCTTGTATCTGGATTCCACATAATACTCAGGATTCATGAGCTTTTCGAGACAATAGTTATACCATTGTTGACCAACGAAGTTTACAAGAATATCTCAAAGCATACCGAGACACCACCAAAGGCTATTCGGGAATCAAAGTGGAAAGGGCATATGGGACAACATATTATCTCGGATGATTCTTACGTGGCACCTCTCTGACACGATCTCGAGGAATCTGGTGACATGTCCCCTCTGCCAGATTTTAGAAAGGCTCATGGCAAAAATGTGGTTACCTTTTTGTGGAACTCAGCACTACTCTGACATTGCCTTTTCATACGACACCAGCTGTCATTGTCAATAGTACCATGCACGGTATGACAAATTTCTTTTTGGAATTGGGCCTCACCTACCCAGCACAATAGCTTACAAAAATGTTAAACTAATGTATTTTACACCATCAATGGactttttcttataataaaccTTAGTTCAACTTGAATATGTCCGACCCATTAAGCATGGATGTCTATAAATATGATATTATCTTCTCCATGTAAAGGGTTCACAATCCGAGAAATACACATTTGAACTGTAAAAACTTCATAAACGTTTCTGAGGCTGCATCATGAATTTAGGTTTGTTAACGGTTAAATCacgtaaaaaaaaatactagtgTTTCctcatctttttatttattttttttttaactttatttcaactaaatatttaattttaaaaatctcaCGATACGAAATAAATACAAAGTATGATATTAGTACGCAACACCTCGTGCACATATATTAGTACACACCCATCAAAAAATTACTGTATATATGATAAAAGGCAAGTGTCACATTAGGTGCACATATGATTTCACTCTGTTTTACAACAAACACCCAACACTCAACAGTCAacacatatttttaagataaaaaaaaaaaacaagttatatttaataataataatatttgataTTGGTTAGAATGAGATATTATTAATGGATACAGTTGGGAGTGTTGATAGCTGAGGGTCCATAACTCCCCTTCTATGGGATGGGAGTGGGACCCACCACCTATAATAATATGGAAGCTATTTTCTTTCTAGTTGTAGTGGTTGGCTTGGCTAAGAAAATGAGCATAATATTTTTAGCAAGAAATATAGGTTATGAGTTTTGAGTTTGAGTTTAAGTTTAAGGGGGTCCAAAAGAAAATCAGCAAAGCAAATTAggcaacaaaacaaaacaagagAATAAGTGTGTCTCCCTCTCTATCTCTTATTACTATGGCTAACGACACAGGTTTGCGGTCAGGCTTGATTTGGTTGGCTGCGGTGGTGGCTGTGGTTGGGGTATGCACGTTGTCGTTTAAGAAAATAGTGGGAACATACTTGGTGGGAGTAGTGGGCCTTGCCGGGGTGTTTTGCCCAGACTGGGCTTATTTCGACCGTGACTTCTCTCGCTGGATCCACCCAGTTACCGCTGATGAAAGGGCCTCTCATGCTGCTTCTCACAGATCTGGACTACCAAGGCAAGCTTATTTATCCCTTTTCTCTTATATACATTttcacttaattaattaatgtttaatATTTGTTAATTTGGAATAATAatatcttttgttttttttcccctttcaatttaaaagtaattatatGTGCTAATAtttgtttttgaattttttttttttgtttcgtgatttatcaaaattatttaactaagcttgattaattattagaattagaaaattttataattaagtagTGTTTGGTTTATGATCTGCAGAGTTAGGATGTACCCAATGAGAGTGATCGGCTATTCAATAATTTATGGGCTTGGGCTGTACAAGTGGTGGATGTTCGTCTCAAGCTAGTTtagttaattaatcatttaatccactttgattacttatctttttttAGAGATAAAACTTTTGTTTGAGGGCTACCGACTACTTCTTtcctttaatttgtaatataaatgtaccaaaaatttcaaagtaattatttttttttttagataattaCACGACATActgaaatttctaacttttttattttcatactgtgggatagaatttttttaaaaaatactgtgtaagttttatactgaGTTAAGTTTTCACTATTGTTCTACGGTTGTTTTTTAGCTGTTCTACTattgtttttagttgttctgttttgtgttctactgttgttttacaaaaacacagtatttttgaaaagatttctgtgtgagtatttttataaaagttactcaaatttcagtatttttgtatttttttttttttttgaaattaggagaggaaaatttaaatttggctattttcaaaaatatgaaaaaaaattattaaaattatcataaatatagcataaaaagtaaatgtcACTAAATATAGCATTATttaaccaatcaaactaaaaatatggcTCGCTAACTTTCGACAAACTTAATAACGCCCAGTCTTACTCTTAAGACTTGAAGTCGTCCCAATCCGCTATCTCCCATCAGCATATCCTCTCTGAATCATTCGGCTTACAGTGTCCCCATAAACACAAAACATGCCCATACATGTCGCAAACTAGCTCAGTCTTGATCTCAGCCTACGCCCCTGCATATTGTCTATCTGCAGTTTACAACAATCATGCAAGTCTTCACACTGAACAACCCATCTGTTCTAGTGTTTCTCTTTGGATTCACACACCAAAACTGAACAAGTACCCTGATTCTTCAAGCACATGAATTAGTGGGCTCCCCCGCTTTAACTTGGGAAAAACTTCTCTCTTAGAGGAATACCCCTCAAGATATATCTCGCAAGCTACCCGAGTACTCGCATACAGTCCCTGCATTCCACATAtcactttgatgaagatgttgaaCTAATGCCTCGGTCACTCTAACTCTTCGCTCCTTGACATTTCAATGTTACCTTAGTACCTTATTCTTGCTGACTTTCTCCTTAGGCAAATATTGTCATGGTGTTATCTTAGTACCTGAGTCCTGCAGACTTTCACCCTAGATAACCGGCACTGCCTGTGTCCCGAGTCTTCTTGACTTTACATCCTGAACAACAATCAATCTCCATGATACTTATCTCGATGCTTGTAATGAATCCCTAGTCTGTTGAGTGAACCGTGAGGTCTCTCCCCCACTTCATCTGTTGGCGTCCTCGACAATATGCCCACACGCAAATGCCTGACTGCCCAACTCTTCATGCACACCAAGCCTCTAAAAGTGCATCCCGCAGAATGTGACTCTCGAGTCAACTATCTCATATAGCACCCCCGTCGATTTCCGTATGCATgcaatgttggaatttattttaccaggatcttagatctactcacaagtatgttgattaacaatctaaatatgaacttctaaaacgataataaataaacacatataaagtatgagaaaccttacagtgggtgcagcggaataatatgtctccttccactcagatctctaactcttgattcctttctgttgcagagtataatcaagatatgagcctgaatgtccttctgttggatgtgatccttcacagtcttccaatctatgattgaggtactgtttgatgtgtgtgggcactactctctcactagggaattcGAAATTGTATCTCTCTTGTATTGTTGTGTATTGTTCAAGCACGAAGAAGAGATGATGGGcggctatatatagagaaaagggAAACTCAACTTTCTGAAAGAGGCAGTTTCCTAAATTACAGAGTAATTGCTTaattgccttatttagtgtgagccaccactttccacttatagataactgctaggtttaggttagtaattatttggcattaaaaaattgaaaataataattaggaaACATACACACAAGTGGCGGGCCATAGGTGTGATAggtctcacttggattttgcagtttccacaattttatttctattttcccaaaaatgccaattttccaattctaaccatttaaacgccaaaactaattatttaataactaaaatagattattaaataatattgtcatttaatataattattaattagacatatagagtctcttaattaataaataaacctagaatctattttctttacaatttcacccctacttagtgagaattcacaaattagacatagtctaacttttagaattataattgattaatcataaatcaattattgagtcttacaaacagtatggtctcaactagaatggggaccatggatctatattgctgagcttccaataagttgaaccgaatttaccaagtaaattccctaacttattaattccttgttgaatccactcttagaacttggaattgcactctcagacttatatagagcattctatatgttccacgatatagatatgctatctcatttaaccattgttataatcttaatgtgatcaaagatcctctatatagatgatttacatcgagatgggataaatttaccattttcacccctcaatgtatttggccccttagaACACTtaactacctgtaaatgatgttttagtgatctaatatatatagtcactgaaacaagaactcatccatttacttctatttagctaagctcgaagggaatcatcacttgacttctatacaccagtagaagctatagattccatatttatgttcagcgctcccactcagtcatactatcatgttcccaaaatatacgtatcaccctgacccaaaagtaggcttaactaataaatcaaagaacatgaatagcactcctgagattgagcctaagcatatcaggatttagattcttttaatctaagatcaactactgatattgacttggaaagatataacggtaagtttataatatcttgactaagttcaatatcggtccagtccaatgtatactccatacattcgaaactagtatactttaccaatgtcctggaaagaacacacttactccaagtgtaagtatacttcatcgttgattatcacatcaatgtaaatctaaaacactgatgaaacagggacttagtcttttgaatcatataatcacaatcacattccactgtattgacaatactgtaattgtgaataaacatatgttctggacttaactgattttgtgcatatattgaatatatatattaaaccataagcatgaaaaatacatgcaaacataaatcacttcaaatctcttaatcagattgtaatgggttttatttagggcacaaaacccaacatgcaATGTCCGCTCAACCATCCAACTAATTCACACTTGCATCACGTCCTTCTAGCTCCCACGATGTACTAAGTTCCAATGATTCAACCGTCTGGCCATCATGCAAACTCTAGCACCCTTCTTGACCTTCGTAGGCTCACATGACTACTAAGTCTCACTGGCACAGCCCTCTGGCCTCCACTTAACTCTAGCACCATCTCAATGCTTACGCTCGGTCTTCTCATCCCTGTTGGCTTCTTTGATGCAT
This window harbors:
- the LOC115699243 gene encoding signal peptidase complex-like protein DTM1, whose amino-acid sequence is MANDTGLRSGLIWLAAVVAVVGVCTLSFKKIVGTYLVGVVGLAGVFCPDWAYFDRDFSRWIHPVTADERASHAASHRSGLPRVRMYPMRVIGYSIIYGLGLYKWWMFVSS